From Chrysemys picta bellii isolate R12L10 chromosome 1, ASM1138683v2, whole genome shotgun sequence:
tttgctttttgCAGTAAGAGTGTGTTAAATCCTGGATCAACCATTTTTTATAAATCAGTTGATGACCAGAAAATGTCTGAGTTTACTTGCTGTAAACGGCAATGTCATAGCTTCATTGATTGCaaggccaaaagagaccattgtgatcatctagtcggacTCCCTATATAAAACACgacttccccccaaaaaattcctagagcagatcatttagaaaaacatccaaccgtgatttaaaaattgccagtgatggagaatccatcacgacCATTGGTAAATTTTTCTTTGAGTTAGTCTAGTTCCATGGTTATCAACCTCTCTTTGTCCTGTGCTTTTGAGCTTTTGCCACCACTATGGCTAGCTACTCTCCATTCCTTTGATGTCCCAAGCACAGCCATCCTGCCAAGGATGAATTTGGGACCCAGGCTGTGCTGGATTCCGGTGCACCCTGGTTACCTGTGGGCCTTTCAATGTGCTCTAACCAACCACAGTTGCTTAGTCTGACTTACTGCAGGATCTGGAGCACCCCAGACTGCATTCCAGATTAGACAGTGCACAGCTGAATGGAAGGCAAGCAGGACTGCAGGGCCTAGCCCCAAGGCTGGACTTAGTGCTCGTTATTAACGTGGTGGGATAAGTAAGTCGCTGGCCTGAGAGGAAGAAGGTGGCTGAAGCTGCTAGCTGGTACAGCAGACATCGTGGCCTGATAAACAGGTACAGTTGCCTGAAAGATTAGGAACTAGTGGTCTAGTTAATTGTTTAGGTGACTTCCAGCATCTTCTGTTCTCTCACAGATTCATCCATTTCACTCTTACCCTGGCCCCTCTTTTTAGATCACCACAATGGCAAACTTTCTAATCCCGATGACTTGTCTTACAGGTTCCTTCAGTGACCAGTGCGTCAACTCCCATCGTTGGAGTTTTGTCATCCACCCAAAACAATcgctgcctctctgccccagatTTGACAGCAGAAAAGCGTCTGGTTTTCAACTCGGTTTCGTCACTCTCCATCCTGCACAAGCCGGAGCGATCCATCAGTCCTGAGAGCAATGACAGTATCTCAGAAGAGCTCAATCATTTCAAACCTATTGTCTGCTCACCATGCACTCCTCCCAAGAGGCTTCCCGACGGCAAAGTCTTGAGTCCTTTGATTATAAAGTCTACTCCAAGGAACCTGAACCGAAGCCTGCAGAAACCAACCACCTATGAAGCTAGTCCCAGAATCCTGAAAAAATGGGAGCAAATATTTCAGGAGCGCCAGATTAAAAAGACTCTCTGTAAAGCTACCCTTACATCTCTGGCTTCAGAGACGGGAGAGGACTTTCTGGTTCCTGACATTGCTAACTCCAATAAAGAGCAGCCACGAATGTTAAATGATCAAATTCCACCTGGTTCTGcggcacacacaaacacagagttaGATTATTTCCCTTCGATCAGTGAAGTGAAGCTCGAAAGGACTGGTAACAAGAAAAACCGTTCACAGGCCTTAACAATGGATGGCAGTTCCTCTGAACTAGATACAAGATCAAATGGAACCTCTCTGAACACTCAAATTTCAGATGTGTCTGAAGTAAAAACAAATTCATATCTGGACAAATCTTGCCTTAGCATTGGGGCAAAAATAATGACCAGAAGAATAATGGGAGTCAATCCAGCACTGCCAGGGAACAGTATGCTAGGGGTTTCTGTCAAGACAGCAGGAAAAAAGCAATTTAAATACCTGAACAATAGTGAATTGATCAACGTACAAAATGGTACCTGCAATTCTGTTGAAAATGTTATTAGCGAACAGCCCCCCTCACTGAGACGAGGACGAAAGAGACACTGTAAAACAAAGCACTTGGAACAGAATGGTTCGGTTAAAAGACTGAGGCAGTCAGCTGGCGAGATGGGCTTGGCCACAGCTGATCCTTTAGTGAGGGAGATGGaacagaagctgcagcaggaggaggaagacaggAGGCTGGCCTTACAACTGCAGCGAATTTTTGACAGTGAAAACAGGACAATGGATAGGCGGAAAGGAAGAGTAGATCAATATCTCTTGCGGTCAAAGAGCACTACAGGTGCAAAGTAGCACTTAGGAACAATGTTGCCTTTTGTAGAGGACATGAGGTTTATCAAAATATCCTATAGGAGGAACTATTTTCTTGTCATACTAccacccacaattttttttttttctttttgatggtAAGACATTTTAGATCCAGTTCATGCTGAAGCCAGGGTCCTtgcaggttaaaaacaaaaattcacctGTTCCGTTTTGTCCATCACTCTGAAAGACAACTGATCCTCACCATGTATACGTTGAAATGTACTTAAACATAGTAGGTGACATTTCTGAGTTAAATGCTGGTGGTGACCATCTTACTAAGGCAATAGGATACCAAGTATAGGAGCCCAATGATAAGGACCCTGTCAATCCAATGTCTAGCCTGCTGCATCATGTCAGACAGAAATTAGGGATTGAAAACACATTTACATAAATCTTCTAGACTGTTTCTCTCCAACATCCCAATCCTGTGCCTGTTTCACTCTCTCCCTTATGCTGCAGCCAGATACTGTGACTGGATCATAAGTTATACCATAGTGATGTAAACTCCCTGGTTTATGATAACCTTGTAACAATGGGACCCCTTAAGAAAGAGGCTGTGAGCCGTGCTTTCTCCTTTGTGTCCTAAGGAGCAAATGGATACACCGATAGTGGATACGATTCAGTAACACCTTCCAGGGGCacaaaaaaagaaatacattAGACAGCGTAGATCAGAGGTTATTTTAATGAGACCAAATGAAATGTAGGAAACCTGCAAACCAAGGATTTTACGGAAAATGCATTGTTGAATACTAGTTAATCGATGTTGGTAATATCACAGAAAACTTAGCTATAAAGAAAAGGCAAAGTGAATACTTCCAACCCATTCTCTTGGGATGGCACGAAGGTGAAACCAATCAACGTGGTTTTGCTCATGTTGGACATTTAGGAAGAGAAGCATCAGTAAGGAAGAGAGCCACCCAAATGAATCCATTTGACATTGGCAGCATGGGAGCCCCATGTACTGCTCATTCCCTAGGTATAAACCAGCCACGGTGGGGTTGGGGAATGTGTGCACTGCAGTGATAGTATTACTTAGCACTTAATGCACTATTTACTCAGAGGTTTCAAAGCGTTTGGTAGCAGTAAGTAGCCATTATCTTCACTTTAGAGATgtataaactgaggcacaaaggtcaaaattttcaaaatggctgctcaTTTTGGGCACCTCCCATTCCAGTTGAAGTCATTGGTAGCTGGGGGTGCTCGgcacttttaaaattcttggtCCTAGATCTCCCAAACGGGGCTCTCCAAAACAGTGGCATCCAGTTAGTTGACACTTCAGCCTATCAACTTGCCCAGGGTCAGTggtagagttgggaatagaacccaggactcttgACTAATCCAGGACCCTATCCAGTGGAGAGTGTGTTCTCCACCCCACATGCGGCAATCACCACATGAAGCCCTTTCCAAGTGAGAATTCCCACCAGGCTTTCGCTGTTGAGCTTAATGCTACAATTTGGTTCGAATCACTCTGATGTTTTAAGCAGCCCAATgaagtctgtctgtctgcctgtgtCATGGAGAGTGTTCATTTTTCTCTCTTGGACCAATTGCAAGGAATATAGATCAATGCATTAGATAAGATAAATGTCTGTGCTCACTGTTGATGGTGCCCTTCCTTCCCAAAGAACCTCTGCTTTTCTCCCTTTCACCTCAGGCCTGTCCTCACATTTGTTTCACTGAGTGAAATAATTTTCTCGGTTACCACCGGTAATGGGCTCAAAAATGTCACTCTTTGAATCCTGAATTTCTAGACGATGGATCTTCTGTTCTTTcagtggattttttcccccctcagaaaCACGAGTCTGCCAATTTAATATCTTGTTGCTCCTTATACCAGGTGACACTGGCATTTGAAAGAGCTACCTGACACACACTGCACCAGCAGTACACCAAGCCGCTGACCTGTGGAGTGCAGGGAGGTTCTGCTAATGCAGCATACAAGAGGTTGATGTAAAAGGATTTTAATTATTCATCTGTTTCTGCCGTGTCTTTTGCTCTCTCCTTCCATCTTAAATGATGATGAATGGCTTGCCTTCCTGGCAACGAAGGAATTGGTTTAGGCTCCGGCTTGCCACTTATTCATATAACTACAAGGACCCTGAAGCTTTTTACTgctttaaactggatttttttaaaaaaaaagaaatcttatATTTTAATGGAtaaaatttatatattttaaatactatATTTCAACAGATCGACACTTTCATTTTGAGAAATCTTGTAGTAATGATGACATAATATATATCTCGTATTAACACACACAAACTACTGGCTATTCAACTAATATGTGAagccaggaagttgatgctggctTTCTGCACTCTCTTAGACTGGACTGCTGTGCCTAACTGTTTTAGCTCATGGGTTGTGTATTATTGTATCCTCTTTGGAGAggaaattctgcccttagttaCACACTTGCAACCTCTCTGGGCCAAATGCACAGCTGATACGACTCCAGTGACTTGACCGGCATTGCACTCACTTACGCCAGCAGTGAATTTGAAGGAAACTGCCGAGGCTTTGACttgattgaagtcagtgggtttgCGTGGGTCAGAGTTACTGGTGGTCAAATTTGGTCTCCTCAGTacttgggaacagcagagtacaTTAAGGATGGAACAACAGTCTTTAATCCtgaatttcctttatttttgttcCGAGCAAAAGCTTTTTTACACTATCCAAGTGTATTCACGATTTTTTTCCCAGTCTCTCTGTCAACATCCCCCTCACCCCGCTCCGCACAAGTGACCATCTTGAAACAGGCTTCCTTACTCAATTACTTTGGCTTGTTCTAGGCCTGGGCTGctggctttttttaaaacaaaagagcTTTTGAGAAACTCACTTTATGTGGGGTTTTACAAGCTGAATGTATCTTTCCTTAGAATGAGATTGAGTCCTACCcacctaggccagtgtccttctgtgtggtttttttaaaggtCACTTTAACACTTGGGTTTTGTGTGTTAATTTCATGtgttaatttccttttttaaatctgAGTCTCAATGGAAGTGCAGGAGCCATTGCCTCAGTTAGGACAGTTCCTCACGCTAACAGCTTGATAGAAAAGAACCAGGCTAGAATGTCTGTTACATACTTTATTATCTACGGGTCGTTCACACAAAGGGCCCTACTCTGCAAACTGTTACATGATTAATCCAAGGCcctgatcccattgaaattaatacaaagctcccattgattgtgGGTGCAGGTCCGGACCATCATAGAAAAGCCCTTACAATGTATGGTCCGTTGTATCAGTATTTACTTAAGGAGGCCTTTGATTTTTTGGGATCCTCTTGTGGAATAATTGTGAATCCTAAAAATCTGTCACTTTTTTTGAGACATTATTACTCGTATGCAGTAGCATCTTTAATGTGGCAGGGTTGGTTTTAATATTTCCAAGGGGTACTTGTCCACAAAACACGGTGTAGGATTTTAGTCCATTAATTTCAACCTTTCTTAAAAGAAAACTACAGtttatatttataattttatCCTCCATCTAGTTGCTTAAAGATCAAGAAAGACCGTTTCCAGTTTGCTAGAACAGGTGCAGTCctactccctttgaagtcagtgagagcaggattgggcccataccGCCTGGTCCAAAGTCCACGGAAGTcggtgggagtctttccactaactctgctgggctttggctcagacccCTGGATTGTGCAGCTCCATGTGCACTTAGCTTGGGAGGCTGGAGACGCGAGTGGATGGAATGTCGATGACTCTGTTGGAATGTTTTACTACTTTAACAGGAACAGTGTTTTTATTATTTACTAGAAAAGCTTGGGTAAAAAAATAGGATACTGTATACAATTGCACTGCAAACAGAAGTTCCCAGCCCTTCGTGCATTCAAAGATCAAATTTACACTTCCTTTGTCGCAGCTAATGCCATGTGAGAAGTATCAGGAAACCAGCAGCTCTGGTGGAGACACCAGAACCATGGATGGAGTCAAAGATCTCCACATGTCTGGAGAGACTAACACAACAaaagattttattaaaaatatctctATTTTGGCCATTGTTTTGCATCCTACTCCTTTCTGATCTAACATTCTCTAAGGAATTGAACCTACTCCCTGCAGTTTGCGTGAAGGTGAAGGCATGTACAAATTCTTCCAAAATGTGAAAGTCTCTCACCTTACTGCCCTCCTGTAAGCTAAAATGGGGCTCAGCTGTGGGGGCCCTGTGGCTGGTGAAGTAATTGCACTGCTTGTTGCACTTCCTTGTGaccagaaggggtggggttagggATTTCGTTTAGTAGGTGAATGACTGAATCTgccaaagatgccacaggactttAAACCAACTCTGACTCTATGTAGATTTCTAGatggaaaacaaatgtattaagttctttttggggggggttaGTGACTACAGACATCAGTAAAGAAATGAAGGGAAAGTGCCAAAAGAATGGATTGTGCAAAAGATGATTGTATAACACTGTCCTGTATTGTCAGTATTTTTTCTTCAAATGGTATTGTACATGCAGTATGGATTAGTCTTGAAGTACAGCTTAATCAAGTGCTTCTTTGTCTTTTGTCAATGAAAGCAAAGGGGAGATAGAAGCCTTAAAGACTATAACTGATTTTAAAACCAGGCCTTTAGCCATGTGTCAAGGAGCTAGCCCTGCAGTACTCTCTGCTGGACTTTCCGGACTTCTTTGCCATCTTCTAGCTTTCAAGTGAAAGGTTGATAAGGAGCTTGTCCTGTGCAGTGGGAAAATATTTCATCAAAACCAATCCTTTCCGATTTTTAAAGGGGACGAGAGATGAAAACTAAAGACCATTCCTTGTTCAACTTTTACATGTGGACATGAAGGTCCAGCAAGTCATTGCTCGAGCTCTATGGGATCTTTGGTAGATCTTCACAATGAGCTCAGAACTGTGCCAGGTCCGCTGATTGAACTGTAGCTCAGAAAGCGGAACGGTCTCTCTCCATGTTGTACATGAGTTTGATGCAAACTGTTTTCTTCCCCGTATCTTTAAAACACTGCAACGCATCAAAGAGAGAATTAGCTATTCACTATGCAAAGGAAAAAATCGTTTAACTGATGGGATCATGTGTATGCCTGGTTTTCTGGTGTTTACTGTCaaactgtttaaaacaaatatagatGTTGCTACATTTTTTCCAGTATGCTTTAAATTATTGTGCTTTGGTGAATCCTCAACTTGCTGTTCAAAAACCAGTGCAGTAAAAGACAAAAGGTCATTGAGGGCCTCAGATGAACCACTGTGGCTTCATCAGAACATTATAAAACACATCGGAGTTTACTGAAAGCTTATTTACTTGCATGTGTATAATGTGTGGGTAAAATAACGTGTGGGGACATGGTTCTATCAGACTGTGGTTTCTGTTATTTCAAGCAGAGTGAAAAACTCCCAAACGCCACCTGTGTCAGTCATACAGATATCTTGTACATTTTAACAGCAGAGAAGATAGCTCTAATCCTAGGACCAAGGCAGAAGttaaaatagaataaaacaaGGTTCTTGTAGTGAATTACCTGTTTTTTTCTGGAGTTGCTGTACATGAAAACTAGCAAGCCCGTCCCTGTGTCTTTTCTAACCTGTTACAGCCCCAGTCTGTACAAGTTGGCTAGTGAATGGGATGCAAAAAAACAGCTGCTGAAACTTCCAGTTTGCATAACAAAACCTGTTCTTCATGGACTGAAGTAACCATCTGGCCAGTGCTGCCAGGAAAAGCAGGGGTCGGGGGGGGTCGGCCTGCACGTGGTAAGTGGCAGATGAGAGCTCTGAGGGTGGGACTGGGCTGAGATAATGACACTGTGAGTCCAAACACCCTGAAGTTTTGCCTGTATAGGTGAGGGCCTCCTCCCCTTGCTAACAGTAGAAGAGCTGAACTGCCGTTTTTGTAGTgcagccagggcttggggctgccaTGGCTCACAGGGCTGGCCTTTGCCATAGTCTTGCTCTGTTCCCATTGCAGGCGGGGAGCAGAGGCAGGCACAATCACCAGTAGCAATACAGCTGAGAACAAGAACCTTTGCTGTATAGTCAAGGATAACTGCAGCGAGGTGGGAGGAGAATGAAAGACGGGCTCTACCCAGGTCCTTCTAATGCTCAGGAGCCAACCCTGGCTGCAGAAATGCGATGGAGGACGAGGGTTGTGGAGTCGGGCCATTGGAACACTTCCTATGTTAaggtatagattcatagagtccaagcccagaagagacctttagatcATCTAGGCTGGCGTCCTGCTTAACCCAGGCCACAGAATTTTACCCAGTTAGCCCTGGCTTGAGCCCTATAATTTGGCTAAAGTAtctcttccagaaaggtatccaGCCTGCAACAGGCAACtagcatccccccacccccccgcaaagTTCAGAAACCTGGTGTTCTGATCCCAAGCGTGGGGGGAGCTTTTCTCTACAgaatgctgccccccccccggcacgcTGGCAGGCTTCTAAGCCTTCCCTTGCTACTGTGGGAGCCAACAGTCTATGTTCTGTCCAGCCAGCACCAGAGTGCCCACAAGGAGGTGAGAGGGGAgcaatccttaaaggggccaaGGTTTTCTTTCTTCTGCTGGCCCAGATCCAGATATGCGCATGCTTGCTCGCTCACTCAGGCTGCAGGGGGGCACTGGGAGTTGTTACACCTTTCTGGGCTTGATTAAAAGAGCCCTTAGTAGCTTTTCTATGCTCTGATTAAGtccccttttgttctttttgataaactaaacagattatgCTCTCTCATCACGCCTCAAATCATTTTTAATGGCTCTTCTGTGCTCGCTCCAACTTTTCAACGTCCCCTTTAAAAGGtggccaccagccctggctgcagtaTTGCCGGCTCCGCTTGCCAAGCGGAAATAGTATCTTCCCCTTCGAGGGGGTTTACAGTCTTTCCACACTGCACGTTGAGCATTCTCCCCATTTTGAGTTTTAGGTAAATTAGCCCAAGTGCCCTGGAATTCCTTCAGGGCTGGATTTGGCCCCCACTGCCACTCTGGTTCTTTTCATCATTCGTCCCCCGGTCACTTCCCACAAGCCCTGTGCTTGTTTCTGTCAAACATCTGCCTCTTCCAGGAAAATGAGTCTTTGCATTGATGAGTGCTGCACCAAGTACTTCAGTACGAACACAGCCCATTCGGGTAGTCAAACTGCTGCAACCGGATCTGTAACAACTCCATAGCCACTGTAGCAATGGGTGTTACTGATTGACAGTGGTGCTCCTTCCCCCTGCCGCTGCACCTCTGGAGTTGAGGGGAAGGGCTTTACTTTTAAAGATGACTAAGCCCACACATTGATTTCCTAACTCAATTCTGAGCCATGTAGAATGTTTTTAAATCTCTTTGGGCTATTGCTGTACTCCAAGGCAAGGTGACCTCAGCAGCAGCTGTAGGAGCGAATGGCTAGtaacttgttttaaaatctgAACGCTGGAGCTTCCAGCAGTGACCTGAGTTACACTCTTCAGTTCTAAGGCAAGTGTATCAGATTCACATGTTTCACAAATACAGCCCCCCCCTGCTGCTCTGGAAAAGACTGAGAGACACAACCAATAAGCAGGTGCATGATTGAGGGGTTATGCTACAGGTGTGACCCATGAAACACATGCCAAAAATGCATGCGCTGGAGTATAATGTTTTGCTTAGAAactgttttaatatttttgtctTGAGTTCTTACCTAGTCCTAGCTCAGAATGATTCAGTTACAGGGAGTGGAATCCTCACCTTGCTTATCTATGCTAGAAATACAAGTACTTTAATGCGTTAGTTTCCTAGGTCCAGAATCCATGTGGAACTGGGTAGTCTGAGGTGTGAGCGGCCTGGGAAGAGAACTCATAGTCCATGTAAATTTAACCGGGCAGGGTTAATTAATGATCTGTTAAGATGAGCTGAAGTTAGAATGGCAACATGTGAAACTAGCTCCATTTGTTGCCCTTCCCTCTGTTTTCACTACTTTATAAAGGACACCCAGCCACATACTGCGCAGTCCCTGAGTGCCTTTAGCCACCCTTGCTGTTACCCATCTATAGATGAAAGGATTTCTGCTACACTGGGCCCCGTCAGTCACTGCCTGCGCACCTGCCACATGTGAGCCAGCTGGATCCCTTATTTCAGAATAACCACGTTACAGTGGCAGACGCCTCGCCgttggcaggagcagggcaatAACTGACCAGGTGTTTTGTGAGCTATTTGTTTATTTCACTGATTGCAGCTGTAACTATGTGGACTCAAGTGAGCACAATTGTACTGGTATGTTACACACAAACCGTTTCACTGTGCTGCATTTTCAACCCTCGCTACTAAAAGTGCACTAACCTCGTTCTAAAACTAACTCAAAAATCTATCTAGAAAGAAACACAAAAGTTGGGAAGTTCCTGTTCTCCACAGGCCAGTTTACAAAGCAAATGTCACTACACTCCTCTTACGAGCTGAACTTTTCTCCAGTGATAGGTAATGTTTAAGGCTCTCGCTCTCATCCGTATCCTGAGGCAGAGAGTCTGATTTACTTTCCTCGATCTCGACAAAAGTTTCTTGAGTTGGGCTTTGCCCCAGCGCTGGGATATTCACACTCTCCTTGCAAATCGCCTTATTGGAAGTTGCCAAAGCAGCCTTGTACTTCTTGTGGAATTCCTTCATCAACCCCAGAGCCTCCTGATACTCCTTCCGGTTGGATTTCTTCTTTTGCAAAACAGACACTGGGGAAGATCAGAAGCATGATCTCACTATGTTTCCCCTGGAATTGGTCTTTTAAAATCTCACTGACTTTGATCTTTACTACTTCCCTCCCATCTCTGATACAGAAAATGTGGTCGGGTCTGATCCTATGCTGGGAACTCAGCCGCAGCTCCTACTGTAGGCAACAGGGACTGCACGGATTGGGCCCATACAGTAAAACTGGTTTAGTCCATAGATAGCTGGACACCAGCTACCTTGTTTGGAGAACCTCTCTCACTAAACTACTTCCAAACGGGACCGTTTCTTCACGCGTTAGGTTTTGATGCGTCGGAAGCACAAACAAACCGTAGAGGATGAAAGGTTCTGCTCTGGAGCTAGAGAACGGCCTAGGTATTGGACTGGGACCCTGGCATTCCTGAATTCAAATCCCAACTCGtctggccttggacaagtcacttccctttgcctctgtttccctcctCTGTCAAACGACTGCAGTACAGGAGTGGGGTGAAGGTCAGTTACAGGGCTTGATGCTGTGGCCCCTGTTCTAAGGATTATTCTATTATAGAACCTCAACAAATGGACTTTAGAGTGGAAATTTGAACCTGGTGCCTCTGCTTGGCTTGTGTTGTTTAACCGGCAGCGGGAAGTGCGTGGCTAGTCCGGAAGCTACACTCTGGTCACTACCAGCTTTTGTACTTTTCCACTTTGGGAAGCcattttccatttagtttaaggAAACAGAGGGCAGCAGGGCCCAGTTCATGATTAGTTCCTGGTTCACATCAAGGAGGACGGTGCACATCCTGGCTGTCCTGGGTCTGATTCTATAACATGCTGAGTGCT
This genomic window contains:
- the RNF169 gene encoding E3 ubiquitin-protein ligase RNF169, whose protein sequence is MAAAGPGGRAAAPVRRGRRRRAQAEEEAGAECPLCREALVEAVTPPCRHSLCRSCFQRCLQGPGLCCPLCRSRLSTWARRQQSGAAAAGGGGEPRAPDEDFIFRAPIKLCKPGELREEYESQLRKLREEKLQEEKTSEDLIHKLILEDMEVGKRKMEEQQKKDEPLMLKMNQECFPERLSDSENEEPFQSKHTHRSAFVSKGSAYSFAFLTGNLTSKLERSQSCNDTIRDRSKSRQRSTPANRTKVPSVTSASTPIVGVLSSTQNNRCLSAPDLTAEKRLVFNSVSSLSILHKPERSISPESNDSISEELNHFKPIVCSPCTPPKRLPDGKVLSPLIIKSTPRNLNRSLQKPTTYEASPRILKKWEQIFQERQIKKTLCKATLTSLASETGEDFLVPDIANSNKEQPRMLNDQIPPGSAAHTNTELDYFPSISEVKLERTGNKKNRSQALTMDGSSSELDTRSNGTSLNTQISDVSEVKTNSYLDKSCLSIGAKIMTRRIMGVNPALPGNSMLGVSVKTAGKKQFKYLNNSELINVQNGTCNSVENVISEQPPSLRRGRKRHCKTKHLEQNGSVKRLRQSAGEMGLATADPLVREMEQKLQQEEEDRRLALQLQRIFDSENRTMDRRKGRVDQYLLRSKSTTGAK